The proteins below are encoded in one region of Amycolatopsis magusensis:
- a CDS encoding DUF6457 domain-containing protein: MNMLSEWTAAVCAELGLDAGDCERAVVLKVARESATAVARPAAPITAFLLGVAVGRGVPAGEAVARVHRLADHWPRIDWRD, from the coding sequence ATGAACATGCTCAGCGAATGGACCGCGGCGGTGTGCGCCGAACTCGGCCTGGATGCCGGGGACTGCGAACGCGCGGTGGTGCTGAAGGTGGCTAGGGAGTCCGCCACGGCGGTCGCCCGGCCCGCGGCACCGATCACCGCTTTCCTGCTCGGCGTGGCGGTCGGGCGGGGCGTTCCGGCGGGCGAGGCGGTGGCGCGCGTGCACCGGCTGGCCGATCACTGGCCACGGATCGATTGGCGCGACTGA
- the frc gene encoding formyl-CoA transferase, producing the protein MTKALAGIRVLDMTHVQSGPSCTQILAWLGADVVKLEAPSGDITRRQLRDLPDVDSLYFTMLNSNKRSITLNMKSERGKELFTEMVPRFDILVENFGPGTIERMGYGWDKLQELNPRLVYASIKGFGEGPYKHFKAYEVVAQAMGGSMSTTGFEDGSPLATGAQIGDSGTGIHTVAGILAALYQREHTGRGQRVTVAMQHAVLNLCRVKLRDQQRLSHGPLAEYPNENFGDEVPRSGNASGGGQPGWAVRCAPGGPNDYVYVIVQPVGWEPIAKLIGRPELAEDPEWATPEARLPKLDKMFQLIEEWTINHSKWEVLAKLNAHNVPCGPIMSTKELIEDTSLADNDMVVRVEHPQRGEFTTVGCPIKLSDSPVDVERSPLLGEHNHEIFSDELGVDAAELAELQSNGVI; encoded by the coding sequence ATGACCAAGGCGCTGGCGGGCATTCGCGTGCTCGACATGACCCATGTGCAGTCCGGGCCGTCGTGCACCCAGATCCTGGCGTGGCTCGGCGCGGACGTGGTGAAGCTGGAGGCTCCTTCCGGTGACATCACCCGCAGGCAACTGCGTGATCTGCCCGATGTGGACAGTCTCTACTTCACCATGCTGAACAGCAACAAGCGCAGCATCACGCTCAACATGAAGAGCGAGCGGGGCAAGGAGCTGTTCACCGAGATGGTGCCCCGCTTCGACATCCTGGTGGAGAACTTCGGCCCGGGCACCATCGAGCGGATGGGCTACGGCTGGGACAAGCTGCAGGAGCTGAACCCGCGGCTGGTCTACGCCTCGATCAAGGGCTTCGGGGAAGGGCCGTACAAGCACTTCAAGGCCTACGAGGTGGTCGCGCAGGCGATGGGCGGCTCGATGAGCACCACCGGTTTCGAGGACGGCTCGCCGCTGGCGACCGGCGCGCAGATCGGCGACTCGGGCACCGGCATCCACACCGTGGCCGGCATCCTCGCCGCGCTCTACCAGCGTGAGCACACCGGGCGCGGGCAGCGGGTCACCGTGGCCATGCAGCACGCCGTGCTGAACCTGTGCCGCGTCAAGCTGCGCGACCAGCAGCGCCTGAGCCACGGGCCGCTGGCGGAGTACCCGAACGAGAACTTCGGCGACGAGGTGCCGCGGTCGGGCAACGCCTCCGGCGGCGGGCAGCCGGGCTGGGCGGTGCGGTGCGCGCCCGGCGGGCCGAACGACTACGTCTACGTGATCGTGCAGCCGGTGGGCTGGGAGCCGATCGCGAAGCTGATCGGCCGCCCGGAACTGGCCGAGGACCCCGAATGGGCCACCCCGGAGGCCCGGCTGCCCAAGCTGGACAAGATGTTCCAGCTGATCGAGGAGTGGACGATCAACCACAGCAAGTGGGAGGTGCTCGCGAAGCTCAACGCGCACAACGTCCCTTGTGGACCGATCATGTCCACCAAGGAGCTGATCGAGGACACCTCGCTGGCCGACAACGACATGGTGGTGCGCGTCGAGCACCCGCAGCGCGGGGAGTTCACCACGGTCGGCTGCCCGATCAAGCTGTCCGACTCCCCGGTCGACGTCGAGCGCTCGCCGCTGCTCGGCGAGCACAACCACGAAATCTTCAGCGACGAGCTAGGCGTGGACGCGGCCGAGCTCGCGGAGCTCCAGTCGAACGGGGTGATCTGA
- a CDS encoding thiamine pyrophosphate-binding protein: MAQTVQTVPESAAGVSEPARTETPELISGGHLVAKALKAEGVDVIFTLCGGHIIDIYDGCVDEGIDVVDVRHEQVAAHAADGYARITGKPGCAVVTAGPGTTDAVTGVANALRAESPMLLIGGQGALSQHKMGSLQDLPHVDMMTPITKFAATVPATERAADIVSMAFRECFHGAPGPAFLEIPRDVLDAKVPVEKARVPEAGHYRASTRSAGDPVAIEKLADLLAHAEKPCVLLGSQVWTCRATEAATEFARRLNVPAYMNGSGRGTLPPGDPHHFQLSRRYAFNNADLIIIVGTPFDFRMGYGRRLSHEATVVQVDLDYRTVGKNRDVDLGIVGDAGLVLTAVTAASSGRISNGAVKRKAWLEELRAVENEAYQKRLPRQLSERDPIDPYRLVHEINEFLTEDSIYIGDGGDIVTFSGQVVQPKSPGHWMDPGPLGTLGVGVPFAMAAKYARPESEVVCLFGDGAFSLTGWDFETMVRFDLPFVGIVGNNSSMNQIRYGQMQKYGEPRGRIGNTLGDVRYDEFARMLGGYGEEVRDPADIRPALERARESGKPSLINVWVDPDVYAPGTMNQTMYK; this comes from the coding sequence ATGGCGCAGACGGTCCAGACAGTGCCGGAGAGCGCCGCAGGGGTCAGTGAGCCGGCGCGCACGGAAACGCCCGAGCTGATCTCCGGCGGCCACCTCGTGGCGAAGGCACTCAAGGCCGAGGGCGTGGACGTGATCTTCACCCTCTGCGGCGGGCACATCATCGACATCTACGACGGGTGCGTGGACGAGGGCATCGACGTGGTCGACGTCCGGCACGAGCAGGTCGCGGCCCACGCGGCCGACGGGTACGCGCGGATCACCGGCAAGCCGGGCTGCGCGGTGGTCACCGCCGGGCCGGGCACCACCGACGCGGTCACCGGCGTGGCGAACGCGCTGCGCGCGGAGAGCCCGATGCTGCTGATCGGCGGCCAGGGGGCGTTGTCCCAGCACAAGATGGGGTCCCTGCAGGACCTCCCGCACGTGGACATGATGACGCCGATCACCAAGTTCGCCGCCACGGTACCGGCGACCGAACGCGCGGCGGACATCGTCTCGATGGCCTTCCGCGAATGCTTCCACGGCGCGCCGGGGCCCGCCTTCCTGGAGATCCCGCGCGACGTGCTCGACGCGAAGGTCCCGGTGGAGAAGGCCCGCGTGCCCGAGGCCGGGCACTATCGCGCCTCCACCCGGTCCGCCGGGGACCCGGTGGCCATCGAGAAGCTCGCGGACCTGTTGGCGCACGCCGAAAAGCCGTGTGTGCTGCTGGGCAGCCAGGTGTGGACCTGCCGGGCCACCGAGGCGGCCACCGAGTTCGCGCGGCGGCTCAACGTGCCCGCGTACATGAACGGCTCCGGGCGCGGCACGCTGCCGCCCGGCGACCCGCACCACTTCCAGCTCTCGCGGCGCTACGCCTTCAACAACGCCGACCTGATCATCATCGTCGGCACCCCGTTCGACTTCCGGATGGGCTACGGGCGCAGGCTTTCCCACGAGGCGACCGTGGTGCAGGTCGACCTGGACTACCGCACGGTCGGCAAGAACCGCGACGTGGACCTCGGCATCGTCGGCGACGCCGGGCTGGTGCTGACCGCGGTCACCGCGGCCTCCTCGGGGCGGATCAGCAACGGCGCGGTCAAGCGCAAGGCGTGGCTGGAGGAACTGCGCGCGGTGGAGAACGAGGCGTACCAGAAGCGCCTGCCGCGCCAGCTCTCCGAGCGCGACCCGATCGACCCGTACCGCCTGGTGCACGAGATCAACGAGTTCCTCACCGAGGACTCCATCTACATCGGCGACGGCGGCGACATCGTCACCTTCTCCGGGCAGGTGGTGCAGCCGAAGTCGCCGGGCCACTGGATGGACCCCGGTCCACTCGGGACACTCGGGGTGGGCGTGCCGTTCGCGATGGCGGCGAAGTACGCCCGGCCGGAGTCCGAAGTGGTCTGCCTCTTCGGTGACGGCGCGTTCAGCCTGACCGGCTGGGACTTCGAGACCATGGTCCGGTTCGACCTGCCGTTCGTCGGCATCGTCGGCAACAACTCGTCGATGAACCAGATCCGCTACGGCCAGATGCAGAAGTACGGCGAACCACGCGGGCGCATCGGCAACACCCTCGGCGACGTCCGCTACGACGAGTTCGCCCGGATGCTCGGTGGCTACGGCGAAGAGGTCCGCGACCCCGCGGACATCCGGCCGGCGCTGGAACGCGCCCGCGAGTCCGGCAAGCCGTCGCTGATCAACGTCTGGGTCGATCCCGACGTCTACGCGCCGGGAACGATGAACCAGACCATGTACAAGTAG
- a CDS encoding ketopantoate reductase family protein, producing the protein MKVAVLGAGAIGAYVGAHLSRAGAEVHLVARGPHLEAMKTAGVRVLSARGDFVARPRVTDDPGRIGPVDHVFLGLKANGYAAAGPMVKPLLHAKTTLIAAQNGIPWWYFHKLPGAYEGYRIRSVDPDGAVTAALPVERAIGCVVYAATEITAPGVITHLEGTRFSIGEPDGSISDRCSEFSAAMIAGGLKCPVEADLRRDIWLKLMGNIAFNPISALARATMAGICRHLGTRELVVQMMRETLAVATALGADPDISIERRLAGAERAGEHKTSTLQDLEKGKPLELDVLLQAVVELAGLTGVEVPTVRAVCALADLLNHQLVSA; encoded by the coding sequence GTGAAAGTCGCAGTTCTCGGCGCCGGCGCCATCGGCGCGTATGTCGGTGCCCATCTCAGCCGGGCGGGGGCCGAGGTCCACCTCGTGGCCCGGGGCCCCCACCTCGAAGCAATGAAGACCGCAGGCGTCCGCGTGCTCAGCGCACGCGGAGACTTCGTGGCGCGGCCACGGGTCACCGACGATCCGGGCCGCATCGGCCCGGTCGACCACGTGTTCCTCGGCCTCAAGGCCAACGGGTACGCCGCGGCGGGGCCGATGGTGAAACCCCTGCTGCACGCCAAGACGACCCTGATCGCCGCGCAGAACGGCATCCCGTGGTGGTACTTCCACAAACTGCCCGGCGCGTACGAGGGCTACCGCATCCGCAGCGTCGACCCGGACGGCGCGGTCACCGCCGCGCTGCCGGTCGAACGCGCCATCGGCTGCGTGGTCTACGCGGCCACCGAGATCACCGCCCCCGGGGTGATCACCCACCTCGAAGGCACCCGGTTCTCCATCGGCGAACCCGACGGCTCGATCTCGGACCGGTGCTCGGAGTTCTCCGCGGCGATGATCGCCGGTGGGCTGAAGTGCCCGGTGGAGGCGGACCTGCGCCGCGACATCTGGCTCAAGCTGATGGGCAACATCGCCTTCAACCCGATCAGCGCGCTGGCGCGGGCGACCATGGCGGGCATCTGCCGCCACCTCGGCACGCGTGAACTGGTGGTGCAGATGATGCGGGAGACCCTCGCGGTGGCCACCGCGCTCGGGGCGGACCCGGACATCTCCATCGAACGACGGCTGGCCGGTGCCGAACGCGCCGGTGAGCACAAGACCTCCACCCTCCAGGACCTGGAGAAGGGGAAGCCGCTGGAACTGGACGTGCTGTTGCAGGCGGTGGTCGAACTGGCCGGGCTGACCGGGGTCGAGGTGCCGACGGTGCGCGCGGTGTGCGCGCTGGCGGACCTGCTCAACCACCAGCTGGTGTCGGCCTGA
- the fdhD gene encoding formate dehydrogenase accessory sulfurtransferase FdhD: MGRVTARRRVLRISPAGHAHRADTLAAEEPLEVRVGGRPLSVTMRTPGHDFDLAAGFLVSEGVVGAAGEITGIAYCAGATADGSNTYNVLDVRLAPSVRLPEFSLDRNVYMSSSCGVCGKASLDAVRTEARWPVRDDPLELDPAVLSALPDTLRAAQRVFDRTGGLHAAGLFTVDGSLRCLREDVGRHNAVDKVVGWALREGLLPLRSSILLVSGRASFELVQKAVMAGIPALAAVSAPSSLAADLAEETGLTLIGFLRGPTMNAYTATHRLPPPQPVP, encoded by the coding sequence ATGGGCCGGGTGACCGCGCGGCGCCGGGTCCTGCGGATCTCCCCCGCCGGGCACGCGCACCGCGCGGACACCCTGGCCGCCGAGGAACCGCTCGAGGTGCGGGTCGGCGGCCGTCCGCTGTCGGTGACCATGCGCACCCCGGGCCACGACTTCGACCTGGCGGCCGGGTTCCTGGTGAGCGAGGGCGTGGTGGGCGCGGCGGGTGAGATCACCGGCATCGCCTACTGCGCGGGCGCGACCGCGGACGGGTCGAACACCTACAACGTGCTCGACGTCCGGCTGGCGCCTTCCGTCCGATTGCCGGAATTCTCGCTGGACCGGAACGTGTACATGTCGTCCTCGTGCGGTGTGTGCGGCAAGGCGAGCCTGGACGCGGTCCGCACGGAAGCACGCTGGCCGGTCCGGGACGACCCGCTCGAACTGGACCCGGCCGTCCTGTCCGCCCTACCGGACACCCTGCGCGCCGCCCAACGCGTCTTCGACCGCACCGGCGGCTTGCACGCCGCCGGACTGTTCACTGTGGACGGTTCACTCCGTTGCCTGCGCGAGGATGTGGGGCGGCACAACGCGGTGGACAAGGTCGTCGGCTGGGCGCTGCGCGAAGGCCTCCTGCCGCTGCGCTCGTCGATCCTGCTCGTCTCCGGGCGGGCGTCGTTCGAACTGGTGCAAAAGGCCGTCATGGCAGGCATCCCCGCGCTGGCAGCCGTCTCGGCCCCCTCCTCCCTGGCCGCCGACCTCGCCGAAGAGACCGGCCTGACCC